Genomic DNA from Treponema pectinovorum:
GATAAAAAATCTTGAAAAAACATATACGTCAGAAGGCGAAAAATTGACAATCTTAAAAAATCTCGATGTAGATATATACAAAAGTTCAAAAGTTGTAATAGTGGGAGAAAGCGGCAGTGGAAAAAGCACTTTTTTGAACATAGTTGCAGGCTTGGACCAGGCGACCTGTGGTCTTATAAAAGTGGGACCTTACGAAATCTCTTCGCTCGATGAAAAAGAAATTTCAGAATATCGCTCAAAATACTTGGGGTTGATTTTTCAATTTCACTATTTGTTAAAAGATTTTACCGCTTTGGAAAATGTTTTTCTTCCTGCTTACATGTCTGGAATAAAGAAAAAGGGCGCAATGGAAAAAGCAAAGTTGCTTTTAAAAGATGTTGGCCTTGAAAACAGAATATCACACCTTCCTTCTGAGCTTTCTGGTGGCGAGCGGCAGAGGGTTGCAGTTGCCAGAGCCTTGATAAACGAGCCGGAATTGATTCTTGCAGATGAACCCACAGGTAATTTGGATCCTCAAAATGCTACTATGATAGGCGAGTTGCTTTTTTCTATGGCAGAAAAATACGATAAAACTTTGCTTTTGGTAACCCATGATATGAATCTAGCCAGCAGAGGAGATTTTATCTATTCAATAAAGGAAGGCTCTCTACATGAAAACTGAAGCGAGTATTTTATATGCTTACAGGATGCTTTTTCCTAAAAAAAATAAGATGTCAAATGCCAGGCGTTCTCTCTTTGGCGCTTTTTTATGCATAGCGTTAAGCCTTATACCGTTGGTG
This window encodes:
- a CDS encoding ABC transporter ATP-binding protein; amino-acid sequence: MNEKIIQIKNLEKTYTSEGEKLTILKNLDVDIYKSSKVVIVGESGSGKSTFLNIVAGLDQATCGLIKVGPYEISSLDEKEISEYRSKYLGLIFQFHYLLKDFTALENVFLPAYMSGIKKKGAMEKAKLLLKDVGLENRISHLPSELSGGERQRVAVARALINEPELILADEPTGNLDPQNATMIGELLFSMAEKYDKTLLLVTHDMNLASRGDFIYSIKEGSLHEN